The following proteins come from a genomic window of Acidimicrobiales bacterium:
- the tuf gene encoding elongation factor Tu has protein sequence MAKEKFERTKPHLNIGTMGHVDHGKTTLTAAISKTLSERYPEGNKQTWDFDQIDKAPEEKARGITINIAHIEYQTPNRHYAHVDMPGHADYIKNMITGAAQVDGAILVVSAADGPMAQTREHVLLARQVGVPYIIVALNKSDMVDDEELLDLVELEVRELLSEYEFPGDDTPIIRVSGLKALEGDAAWQDKIMELMDAVDTYIPEPQRDLDKPFLMPIEDVFTITGRGTVVTGKVEQGAIHTGDEVEIVGLRETQKTTCTGVEMFRKILDEGHAGDNIGALLRGTKKEEVERGQVLCKPGSITPHTEFEAQIYVLSKEEGGRHSPFFNNYRPQFFFRTTDVTGSIQLPEGTEMVMPGDNTNIKVELGKPIAMEEGLRLAIREGGRTVASGRVTKIIK, from the coding sequence ATGGCTAAGGAAAAGTTCGAGCGCACAAAGCCTCACCTCAACATCGGCACCATGGGTCACGTCGACCATGGCAAGACGACGCTGACGGCGGCGATTTCGAAGACCCTGTCGGAGCGCTACCCCGAGGGGAACAAGCAGACCTGGGACTTCGACCAGATCGACAAGGCGCCCGAAGAGAAGGCGCGCGGCATCACGATCAACATTGCGCACATCGAGTACCAGACGCCCAACCGTCACTACGCGCACGTCGACATGCCGGGCCACGCCGACTACATCAAGAACATGATCACGGGCGCCGCCCAGGTCGACGGGGCCATCCTCGTGGTGTCCGCCGCCGACGGCCCGATGGCCCAGACGCGTGAGCACGTGCTGCTCGCCCGCCAGGTCGGCGTGCCCTACATCATCGTGGCGCTGAACAAGTCGGACATGGTGGACGACGAAGAGCTCCTCGACCTCGTCGAGCTCGAAGTGCGCGAGCTCCTTTCGGAGTACGAGTTCCCGGGCGACGACACCCCGATCATCCGCGTGTCGGGCCTCAAGGCGCTCGAGGGCGACGCCGCATGGCAGGACAAGATCATGGAGCTCATGGATGCGGTCGACACCTACATCCCCGAGCCGCAGCGTGACCTCGACAAGCCGTTCCTGATGCCGATCGAAGACGTGTTCACGATCACGGGTCGTGGCACCGTGGTGACCGGCAAGGTCGAGCAGGGCGCCATCCACACCGGCGACGAAGTCGAGATCGTCGGTCTGCGCGAGACGCAGAAGACGACCTGCACCGGTGTCGAGATGTTCCGCAAGATCCTCGACGAGGGCCACGCCGGCGACAACATCGGCGCGCTCCTCCGCGGCACGAAGAAGGAAGAAGTCGAGCGCGGCCAGGTTCTCTGCAAGCCGGGTTCGATCACGCCCCACACCGAGTTCGAAGCGCAGATCTACGTGCTGTCGAAGGAAGAAGGCGGCCGTCACAGCCCGTTCTTCAACAACTACCGCCCGCAGTTCTTCTTCCGCACGACCGACGTGACCGGTTCCATCCAGCTGCCCGAGGGCACCGAGATGGTCATGCCCGGCGACAACACCAACATCAAGGTGGAGCTCGGCAAGCCGATCGCCATGGAAGAGGGTCTTCGTCTCGCCATCCGTGAAGGCGGTCGTACCGTTGCGTCCGGCCGCGTCACCAAGATCATCAAGTAG
- a CDS encoding GNAT family N-acetyltransferase, with protein sequence MNIRRVAAGDGPAWQRVFAAVADEDRWIGVEPPAPERGEHVEARFVGSDVDVMLLAEVDGDVVGWISGESKPGGAIELGMGVRAGFRDRGIGSALLDALLGWADGHRVVLRVFPHNERALALYGKFGFVLLEHKAGVWPRRNGEFWDLLFMERPADR encoded by the coding sequence ATGAACATCCGCCGCGTGGCCGCAGGCGACGGACCCGCCTGGCAGCGCGTGTTCGCCGCCGTCGCCGATGAGGATCGGTGGATCGGCGTCGAACCGCCGGCACCCGAGCGCGGCGAGCACGTGGAAGCGCGCTTCGTCGGCAGCGACGTCGACGTGATGTTGCTGGCCGAAGTCGACGGTGACGTTGTCGGTTGGATCAGCGGTGAAAGCAAGCCCGGCGGCGCGATCGAGTTGGGCATGGGCGTACGCGCCGGCTTCCGTGACCGCGGTATCGGCTCGGCGTTACTCGATGCGCTTCTCGGCTGGGCGGACGGCCACCGGGTCGTCCTGCGAGTTTTTCCGCATAACGAGCGCGCCCTGGCGTTATACGGCAAGTTCGGCTTTGTGCTGCTCGAGCACAAAGCCGGGGTGTGGCCGCGGCGCAACGGAGAGTTCTGGGACCTTCTGTTCATGGAGCGCCCGGCCGATAGGTAG
- the rpsJ gene encoding 30S ribosomal protein S10, whose amino-acid sequence MVAQKIRIRLKAYDHEVIDQSTKKIVETVLRTQAVVRGPVPLPTEKHRFTVIRSPHKYKDSREHFEMRIHKRLLDIVEHSPKTVDSLQRLELPAGVEVEIKIQTA is encoded by the coding sequence ATCGTGGCTCAGAAGATTCGCATCCGGCTGAAGGCGTATGACCACGAGGTCATCGACCAGTCGACCAAGAAGATCGTCGAGACGGTGCTGCGCACGCAGGCTGTCGTGCGCGGTCCGGTGCCGCTCCCCACGGAGAAGCACCGCTTCACGGTGATCCGCTCGCCGCACAAGTACAAGGACAGCCGCGAGCACTTCGAGATGCGGATCCACAAGCGCCTGCTCGACATCGTCGAGCACTCGCCCAAGACGGTCGACTCGTTGCAGCGACTCGAGCTTCCGGCCGGCGTCGAGGTCGAGATCAAGATCCAGACGGCGTAG
- a CDS encoding hydantoinase/oxoprolinase family protein, which produces MLVGVDTGGTFTDLVTADGLGVKVPSTPHDPARAVADAVGRAGPVARLHHGTTVATNALLERRGATVALVTTEGHEDVLEIARQDRPSLYDNFADRPEPLVPRHLRFGVAGRLDGSGHELVPLGRLPALPAVDAVAVCLLHADLNDAHERGVAAALRAQGFDVSVSSAVSPEFREYERAVTTTLNAYLRPVCRDYLHRLAAVADEVLVMSSAGGLLPVDRAAELPVGLLLSGPAGGVLAAAAIAAANGVPDCVTFDMGGTSTDVCLVRGGVPEPAPGRTVAGFPVRLPSLDVHTIGAGGGSLARIDAGGALAVGPQSAGAVPGPVCYGRGGTQPTVTDADLALGRIAADAAFPGVGVLDRPAAVAACARAGVEAAGVVAVADALMTAAIRQVTVERGIDPRALALVAFGGAGPLHACALADALGMPAVIVPPRAGVLSAAGILAAPTARELVRSWATPPSLVGLDSFAAALARDASRLVSGAAETEVAFDCRYAGQSHELTVPRVDAFEDEHRRVNGHVREGHAIEVVAVRARASLASPVGVLDLPPVADRRGGVGPLVIAEADCTVWVPSGWTASRGAAGALLLRRT; this is translated from the coding sequence GTGTTGGTCGGTGTTGATACGGGCGGGACGTTCACCGACCTCGTGACGGCCGACGGCCTTGGTGTCAAGGTGCCGTCGACGCCGCACGATCCCGCGCGGGCCGTGGCCGACGCCGTAGGACGGGCGGGGCCCGTCGCGCGGCTTCACCACGGCACAACAGTGGCGACGAACGCGCTGCTCGAACGCCGCGGGGCGACGGTGGCGTTGGTCACGACGGAAGGTCATGAGGACGTGCTCGAGATCGCGCGCCAGGATCGCCCGTCGCTCTACGACAACTTCGCTGACCGTCCCGAACCGCTGGTGCCGCGCCACTTGCGATTCGGTGTCGCCGGCCGTCTGGACGGGAGCGGTCATGAGTTGGTGCCGCTCGGCCGGCTCCCCGCGCTGCCGGCCGTCGACGCCGTCGCCGTGTGCCTGCTGCACGCCGACCTCAACGACGCCCACGAGCGCGGCGTAGCCGCTGCTTTGCGCGCTCAGGGATTCGACGTGTCGGTGTCGTCGGCGGTCTCGCCCGAATTCCGGGAGTACGAGCGGGCGGTTACGACCACTCTGAATGCCTACCTGCGCCCCGTGTGCCGTGACTATCTGCACCGGCTCGCCGCGGTCGCCGACGAGGTCCTGGTGATGTCGTCGGCGGGCGGATTGCTCCCCGTCGATCGTGCGGCCGAACTGCCCGTCGGTCTGCTGCTGTCCGGGCCCGCGGGCGGCGTACTCGCCGCGGCCGCGATCGCGGCGGCCAACGGTGTGCCCGACTGCGTGACCTTCGACATGGGCGGCACGTCCACCGACGTCTGCCTCGTGCGCGGCGGCGTCCCCGAGCCGGCGCCTGGCCGCACCGTCGCCGGCTTCCCCGTGCGGCTCCCGTCGCTCGACGTCCACACGATCGGCGCCGGTGGCGGTTCGCTGGCGCGTATCGACGCCGGGGGCGCTTTGGCCGTCGGACCGCAGTCAGCGGGCGCCGTCCCGGGCCCCGTCTGTTACGGACGCGGCGGAACGCAGCCAACCGTGACCGACGCCGATCTCGCCCTCGGCCGGATCGCCGCCGATGCCGCGTTTCCGGGAGTCGGGGTGCTCGATCGCCCGGCCGCCGTAGCGGCGTGCGCCCGCGCCGGCGTCGAGGCCGCGGGAGTCGTCGCCGTTGCCGATGCGCTGATGACCGCCGCGATCCGCCAGGTCACAGTCGAGCGCGGCATCGACCCTCGTGCGCTGGCGCTTGTCGCCTTCGGCGGTGCCGGACCGCTGCACGCGTGCGCACTCGCTGACGCGCTCGGAATGCCCGCGGTGATCGTGCCGCCCCGCGCCGGCGTGCTGTCAGCCGCCGGCATCCTTGCCGCGCCGACGGCGCGCGAGTTGGTGCGTAGCTGGGCGACGCCGCCGTCTCTGGTTGGGCTCGACTCGTTTGCCGCCGCGTTGGCGCGCGACGCGAGTCGTCTTGTCAGTGGTGCCGCCGAGACCGAAGTCGCTTTCGACTGTCGCTACGCCGGCCAATCGCACGAACTGACGGTGCCCCGCGTCGACGCGTTCGAAGACGAACACCGCCGCGTCAACGGCCACGTCCGCGAAGGTCACGCAATCGAAGTGGTCGCGGTGCGGGCGCGGGCATCGCTCGCATCGCCCGTCGGCGTCCTTGACCTACCGCCGGTGGCCGATCGGCGCGGTGGCGTCGGCCCGCTGGTCATCGCGGAAGCGGACTGCACGGTCTGGGTTCCGTCGGGGTGGACCGCGTCTAGGGGTGCGGCGGGCGCGCTCCTGTTGCGGCGGACGTGA
- a CDS encoding ABC transporter ATP-binding protein, whose protein sequence is MEQERVGRRPLRARPVEVAVSLRGLTKSYGPKRAVNALDLDVPAGSFFGLVGPNGAGKSTTLRMATGLLRPDAGTVTVCDVDVWANPLVAKAQIGVLTEDLRLFDRLSAEELLSYNGLLRSMDTDVIKQRSDELLEVLGLEHDRGNFVIDFSQGMRKKIALACALLHAPKVLFLDEPFESVDPISSRTIRTVLEHYTSSGGTVVFSSHVMETVERLCDHVGIIHAGRLVAEGPTAQLLNGQRLEDVFFRVVGAKADDEASLSWLGTSRA, encoded by the coding sequence ATGGAGCAAGAGCGGGTCGGCCGCCGCCCGCTGCGGGCACGCCCGGTTGAAGTCGCGGTTTCGCTGCGCGGCCTCACCAAGTCCTACGGCCCGAAACGAGCGGTCAACGCCCTCGATCTCGACGTGCCCGCAGGTTCGTTCTTCGGGCTCGTCGGCCCCAACGGTGCGGGGAAGAGCACGACGCTGCGGATGGCGACGGGCCTCTTGCGCCCCGATGCCGGAACCGTGACCGTGTGCGACGTCGACGTGTGGGCCAATCCACTCGTCGCCAAGGCGCAGATCGGCGTGCTCACCGAAGACCTGCGCTTGTTCGACCGCCTGTCGGCCGAGGAATTGCTGAGCTACAACGGACTGCTGCGGTCGATGGACACCGACGTCATCAAGCAGCGCAGCGACGAACTGCTCGAGGTTCTCGGTCTCGAGCACGATCGTGGCAATTTCGTCATCGACTTCAGCCAGGGCATGCGCAAGAAGATCGCCCTCGCGTGCGCGCTCCTCCACGCGCCGAAAGTCCTGTTCCTCGACGAGCCATTCGAGTCGGTCGACCCGATCTCGTCACGCACAATCCGTACGGTGCTCGAGCACTACACCAGCAGTGGCGGAACCGTCGTGTTCAGCAGCCACGTGATGGAGACCGTCGAGCGTCTGTGCGATCACGTTGGAATCATCCATGCGGGACGGCTCGTGGCGGAGGGCCCGACGGCGCAGTTGCTCAACGGCCAGCGGCTCGAGGATGTGTTCTTTCGCGTTGTGGGCGCGAAGGCGGACGACGAGGCATCACTGTCGTGGCTTGGCACCTCGCGCGCCTGA
- a CDS encoding hydantoinase B/oxoprolinase family protein yields the protein MIDPASLAVLLARLSGIAEEGLAVLRRSASSPNIKERVDCSTALFSAEAELVAQSESIPVHLGSMPASVLAVVRALGALAPGEQAVVNDPYAGGTHLNDVTVVAPVHLGGALVGWVANRAHHADVGGTAPGSIPADATHIDEEGIRLAPTRLTPEVRARFIAASRTPDERAGDFDAQVGSNRVMALRLAELVAEGAPLDEALAYGERRMRAALGALADGSWTFTDVLDSTGAGLAQRAPVAIRLRVTVASDEISFDFTGTDPQSHGNVNAVESVTVSAVAFALRAASDPTIPANGGAMRPVRIVAPLGSIVAARYPAAVGAGNVEVSQRVADVCLGALAQVVPDRVGAASQGTMNNLLIGGHGWVYYETIGGGQGGRPNGAAGQSGIHTAMTNTQNTPVEALERSFPLRVTRNRLRRGSGGAGVARGGDGIERDLAVLEDCTATLITERRTSRPWGLAGGEPGAVGENWLLPGGDEAAARRLPDKCTVSLRAGDVVRMLTPGGGGWGRAVGTDAAGR from the coding sequence GTGATCGACCCTGCCTCGCTCGCGGTGCTGCTGGCGCGGCTGTCGGGCATTGCCGAGGAAGGCTTGGCGGTGCTGCGGCGCTCGGCGTCGAGTCCGAACATCAAAGAACGCGTCGACTGCTCGACGGCGCTCTTCAGCGCCGAGGCCGAGCTGGTGGCGCAGTCGGAGTCAATCCCGGTGCATCTCGGCTCGATGCCGGCGTCGGTGCTGGCGGTCGTGCGTGCCCTCGGTGCACTCGCGCCGGGCGAACAGGCGGTCGTCAACGACCCCTACGCCGGCGGGACCCACCTCAACGACGTCACGGTGGTCGCCCCGGTGCACCTCGGCGGTGCTCTCGTCGGGTGGGTCGCCAATCGCGCGCATCATGCCGACGTCGGCGGCACCGCCCCTGGGTCGATCCCGGCTGACGCCACGCACATCGACGAGGAAGGTATTCGCCTGGCGCCGACGCGGTTGACGCCCGAGGTGCGAGCCCGATTCATCGCCGCGTCGCGTACACCCGACGAACGCGCCGGCGACTTCGACGCGCAGGTCGGTTCCAACCGTGTGATGGCGCTGCGGCTCGCCGAGCTCGTCGCGGAGGGGGCGCCGCTCGACGAGGCGCTGGCATACGGGGAGCGGCGCATGCGGGCCGCGCTCGGCGCGCTGGCCGACGGGTCGTGGACCTTCACCGACGTCCTCGACTCGACGGGCGCTGGGCTGGCGCAGCGGGCGCCCGTGGCTATTCGACTGCGGGTCACGGTTGCGAGTGACGAGATCAGCTTCGACTTCACCGGCACGGACCCGCAGTCGCACGGCAACGTCAACGCGGTCGAGTCCGTCACCGTTTCGGCCGTCGCGTTCGCTCTGCGCGCGGCGTCCGATCCGACCATTCCGGCGAACGGCGGGGCGATGCGTCCGGTGCGGATCGTTGCGCCCCTCGGTTCGATCGTCGCGGCGCGGTATCCCGCGGCCGTCGGTGCCGGCAACGTGGAGGTGAGCCAGCGCGTCGCCGACGTGTGCCTTGGGGCGCTCGCCCAAGTGGTGCCGGATCGCGTCGGGGCCGCCAGTCAGGGCACGATGAACAACCTCCTGATCGGCGGTCACGGCTGGGTGTACTACGAGACGATCGGCGGCGGCCAGGGCGGACGACCGAACGGCGCGGCGGGCCAGTCAGGCATACACACCGCGATGACGAACACCCAGAACACGCCGGTCGAGGCGTTGGAGCGTTCATTCCCGCTGCGCGTGACGCGTAACCGACTGCGGCGCGGCTCGGGCGGCGCCGGCGTGGCGCGCGGCGGCGACGGTATCGAGCGTGATCTCGCCGTGCTCGAGGATTGCACCGCCACGCTGATCACCGAACGGCGTACGTCTCGGCCGTGGGGTCTCGCGGGCGGGGAGCCCGGTGCTGTCGGTGAGAACTGGTTGCTGCCGGGCGGGGACGAAGCGGCTGCGCGACGCCTGCCCGACAAGTGCACCGTCTCGCTTCGCGCTGGAGACGTGGTGCGCATGCTGACGCCCGGCGGTGGAGGGTGGGGCCGGGCCGTGGGCACGGATGCAGCAGGACGATGA
- a CDS encoding cholesterol oxidase substrate-binding domain-containing protein, with product MHEVSRREFLRGAMGAGAVLGAHALRPLQPLAAGDAGAGAPPPDFPAGIELYRERYVNWSEEIEVSGVWTCVPKTESDVVTIANWAAARGWRVRPRGNRHGFAPYTVVPGQSADAKVILVDITQHLTAMTVDPHTATFHAQTGVFMDDVMERLQAHGLGLASIPAPGDVTLGGVLAINGHGAAIPAHGENTHGFSFGSMSNRVLSLTAVVWNEGRDTFELRRFDRSEPITKALLTSLGRTFITSVTLRAEPATNLRCLSFTDIDGDELFAPPALAAGKRTFAALSDEYGRVEVIWFPFTTTPWTKCWHVAPKKPRSARAVGHAYNYPFSDHIPNSLANLAKRAVTGEPQAALRFCKTAAAASVAGLDACDARDLWGPAPHTQHYIRATSIRAADMAGMVLTSRANVQRVVHEYVTRWHALVAAFHRRGLFPANLPIEIRCSGVDDPAAIGVAGAEAPVLSSCTPRLDHPEWDTVIWINCLWLPGTPGAFEFARDLEQWAYANFTGDYATARTEWSKSYAFTNTAAHADPTVLNRLIPDSFRRGRPTDANWDWAVARLNELDPRRTFSNAFLDRLLV from the coding sequence GTGCACGAGGTGTCACGGCGGGAGTTCTTGCGGGGCGCCATGGGCGCCGGCGCTGTACTGGGCGCGCACGCGCTGCGGCCCTTGCAGCCACTGGCCGCCGGCGATGCCGGCGCGGGAGCGCCGCCGCCGGACTTCCCCGCCGGCATCGAGTTGTACCGCGAGCGCTACGTCAACTGGTCCGAGGAGATCGAGGTCAGTGGCGTGTGGACGTGCGTGCCGAAGACCGAAAGCGACGTGGTGACCATCGCCAATTGGGCGGCGGCCCGGGGCTGGCGTGTCCGGCCCCGCGGCAACCGCCACGGGTTCGCGCCCTACACCGTTGTGCCCGGCCAATCGGCTGATGCCAAGGTCATCCTCGTCGACATCACCCAGCACCTCACGGCGATGACCGTCGATCCGCACACCGCTACCTTCCACGCGCAGACCGGCGTGTTCATGGACGACGTGATGGAGCGGTTGCAAGCCCACGGCCTCGGACTCGCCTCGATCCCAGCGCCGGGCGACGTCACGCTCGGCGGGGTCCTCGCCATCAACGGCCACGGCGCCGCCATCCCCGCACACGGTGAGAACACGCACGGCTTCTCGTTCGGGTCCATGTCGAACCGCGTCCTGTCGCTCACTGCCGTCGTGTGGAACGAAGGCCGCGACACCTTCGAGCTACGGCGGTTCGACCGCTCCGAACCGATCACCAAGGCGCTGCTGACGAGCCTCGGCCGCACCTTCATCACGTCGGTCACGCTGCGCGCCGAACCGGCGACCAACCTGCGGTGCCTGAGCTTCACCGACATCGACGGTGACGAACTGTTCGCTCCACCGGCACTGGCGGCGGGCAAGCGCACGTTCGCCGCGCTCAGCGACGAGTACGGGCGGGTCGAGGTCATCTGGTTTCCCTTCACCACGACGCCGTGGACGAAGTGCTGGCACGTGGCCCCTAAGAAGCCCCGCTCGGCACGCGCCGTCGGCCACGCGTACAACTATCCGTTCAGCGATCACATCCCGAACAGCCTCGCCAATCTCGCCAAGCGGGCGGTGACCGGCGAACCTCAGGCGGCCCTGCGGTTCTGCAAGACCGCAGCCGCGGCATCCGTCGCCGGTCTCGACGCCTGCGACGCCCGCGACCTATGGGGCCCAGCGCCTCACACGCAGCACTACATCCGGGCAACGTCGATTCGCGCCGCCGACATGGCCGGCATGGTCCTGACCAGTCGCGCCAACGTGCAGCGGGTCGTGCACGAGTACGTCACCCGCTGGCACGCCCTCGTCGCCGCGTTCCACCGCCGCGGGCTTTTCCCCGCCAACTTGCCCATCGAGATCCGCTGCAGCGGCGTCGACGACCCGGCGGCGATCGGCGTGGCCGGGGCCGAGGCCCCCGTGCTGTCGAGTTGCACACCGCGCCTCGATCACCCCGAGTGGGACACCGTCATCTGGATCAACTGCCTGTGGTTGCCCGGCACGCCGGGCGCGTTCGAGTTCGCCCGCGACCTCGAGCAGTGGGCCTATGCCAACTTCACCGGCGACTACGCGACGGCCCGCACGGAGTGGTCGAAGTCGTATGCGTTCACCAATACCGCGGCCCACGCCGACCCGACGGTGCTCAACCGCCTGATCCCCGACAGCTTCCGCCGCGGTCGCCCGACCGACGCGAACTGGGACTGGGCGGTCGCTCGCCTGAACGAACTCGACCCGCGACGCACCTTCAGCAACGCGTTTCTCGACCGTCTGCTCGTCTGA